In Macaca nemestrina isolate mMacNem1 chromosome 9, mMacNem.hap1, whole genome shotgun sequence, a single genomic region encodes these proteins:
- the LOC105486578 gene encoding zinc finger protein 22 — MRLAKPKAGISRSSSQGKAYENKRKTGRPRQKWGMTIRFDSSLSRLRRSLDDKPYKCTECEKSFSQSSTLFQHQKIHTGKKSHKCADCGKSFFQSSNLIQHRRIHTGEKPYKCDECGESFKQSSNLIQHQRIHTGEKPYQCDECGRCFSQSSHLIQHQRTHTGEKPYQCSECGKCFSQSSHLRQHMKVHKEEKPRKTRGKNIRVKTHLPSWKAGTGRKSVAGLR; from the coding sequence ATGAGGTTAGCAAAGCCTAAAGCGGGTATTTCTCGGAGCTCAAGCCAAGGAAAGGCCTATGAGAACAAGCGCAAAACAGGCCGGCCACGGCAGAAGTGGGGCATGACTATTCGATTTGACTCAAGCTTGAGTAGACTCAGAAGAAGCTTGGATGACAAACCCTATAAATGTACTGAATGTGAAAAGAGTTTCAGTCAGAGTTCAACTCTTTTTCAACACCAGAAGATCCATACTGGAAAGAAATCCCATAAATGTGCTGATTGTGGGAAAAGTTTCTTTCAGAGTTCTAATCTCATTCAGCATCGACGGATCCATACTGGGGAAAAGCCCTACAAATGTGATGAGTGTGGAGAAAGCTTTAAACAGAGCTCAAATCTCATTCAGCaccagagaattcatactggagaaaaaccctatcaGTGTGATGAGTGTGGCCGGTGTTTCAGCCAGAGCTCCCACCTTATTCAACATCAGAGAACCCACACCGGGGAGAAACCCTACCAGTGCAGTGAATGTGGCAAATGTTTCAGTCAGAGCTCTCATCTGAGGCAGCACATGAAGGTGCATAAAGAAGAGAAGCCTCGTAAAACCCGGGGCAAAAATATCAGGGTGAAGACTCACTTACCCTCTTGGAAAGCTGGTACAGGAAGGAAGTCTGTGGCTGGTCTCCGTTAA